The following are from one region of the Abiotrophia defectiva ATCC 49176 genome:
- a CDS encoding Wzz/FepE/Etk N-terminal domain-containing protein, with product METKNQEFVEIDPMALLRKLWAAKFIIVFVTVVLAVATLLVNLVVIRPTFESTTRVYVVNQTEDKAVTTQDLQLGNFLVKDYKEIILSDTVMSEVINSENLSMTPSQLKRVVKVDSPRDTRILSISVSDRDPQKASNLANRVREVASEQIKRVTKVNDVTTLEEAKPTNIKSSPKTRRNTLLAAALGFLLSAGYIVVRELLDDRVRYAEDVEDGLGLVLLGVVPQANHK from the coding sequence ATGGAAACTAAAAACCAAGAATTTGTTGAAATTGATCCAATGGCCCTCTTGCGCAAGCTCTGGGCGGCTAAGTTTATTATTGTCTTTGTTACGGTTGTGCTAGCAGTTGCGACCTTATTAGTTAACCTAGTAGTCATTCGACCAACCTTCGAATCGACTACCCGCGTCTACGTGGTTAACCAGACCGAAGACAAGGCCGTCACCACTCAAGACTTGCAGTTAGGGAACTTCCTGGTTAAGGACTATAAGGAAATCATCCTATCTGACACCGTTATGTCAGAAGTCATCAACTCTGAGAACCTCAGCATGACACCTAGCCAACTCAAACGTGTGGTTAAGGTAGACTCTCCTCGCGATACGCGGATTCTATCCATCTCAGTCTCTGACCGTGACCCACAAAAGGCCAGCAACCTGGCTAACCGTGTCCGTGAAGTGGCTTCTGAACAAATTAAACGCGTCACCAAGGTGAACGATGTGACTACCTTGGAAGAAGCCAAACCAACCAACATTAAATCTTCACCAAAAACTCGTCGTAACACCCTCTTAGCGGCAGCCCTCGGCTTCCTCTTATCAGCAGGATATATTGTTGTGCGAGAACTCTTAGACGACCGCGTGCGTTATGCGGAAGACGTGGAAGACGGCTTAGGCCTCGTGCTCTTGGGGGTTGTCCCTCAAGCCAACCACAAGTAG
- a CDS encoding tyrosine-protein kinase has translation MEQVEPKLNKKLISPETEEYYNAIRTNILFSGKDLKVIAVTSTKDNEGKSTVAMNIAASLAALGKRTLLIDADTRNSVFVGRMKIRSKVVGLTHYLAGDATVKEIVFGTTEPNLHMILSGPVPPNPTALLQGESFQELIDVCRHHYDYVIVDTPPLGLVTDASIVAHQCDASILVVEAGAIKRRAVKKIQELLEHTGAKFLGVVLNKVDLKASHYGAYGSYGNYGNYGKKAE, from the coding sequence ATGGAACAAGTTGAACCAAAATTAAATAAAAAACTCATTTCCCCAGAAACCGAAGAATATTACAACGCCATCCGGACTAACATCCTCTTCTCTGGTAAGGACCTCAAGGTCATCGCGGTAACCTCTACCAAGGACAACGAAGGTAAGTCCACGGTTGCTATGAACATTGCAGCTTCCCTGGCTGCGCTAGGCAAACGCACCCTCTTGATTGATGCGGATACCCGTAACTCTGTCTTCGTCGGCCGGATGAAAATCCGCTCCAAGGTGGTGGGCTTGACCCACTACTTGGCAGGAGATGCTACCGTTAAGGAAATTGTCTTCGGGACCACAGAACCTAACCTACACATGATTCTATCTGGCCCAGTGCCACCTAACCCAACGGCTCTCTTGCAAGGCGAGTCCTTCCAAGAGTTAATCGATGTCTGCCGTCATCACTACGACTATGTGATTGTTGATACGCCACCATTGGGCTTGGTTACAGATGCCTCTATTGTGGCCCATCAGTGTGATGCTAGCATCTTGGTAGTTGAAGCTGGCGCTATTAAACGTCGTGCCGTGAAGAAGATTCAGGAACTCCTAGAACATACTGGAGCTAAATTCTTAGGGGTCGTCCTCAACAAGGTAGACCTTAAGGCTAGTCACTATGGTGCCTATGGTTCTTATGGGAACTATGGCAACTATGGTAAGAAGGCAGAGTAA
- the cps2T gene encoding beta 1-4 rhamnosyltransferase Cps2T translates to MAAEQHVFIIGSKGIPAKYGGFETFVEKLTENRKSKELIYHVACMEENSQKSDIDAAEFEHNDAHCFNVKVPNIGPARAIYYDVKALEMAIKIAKNKGYERPVFYVLACRIGPFIGRLKKKIHALGGLLYVNPDGHEWLRKKWSLPVRKYWKFSEKLMVKHADLLVCDSLNIQSYIEKDYQAFHPKTTYIAYGTDLTPSQLKEHDQQVRDWYQAKGIKEKNYYLVVGRFVPENNYEAMLRGFMQSRSKKDFVLITNVETNKFYEQLKAQTGFDRDPRVKFVGTVYDQELLKYIREQAFAYFHGHEVGGTNPSLLEALGSTHLNLLLDVGFNREVAEEGALYWPKDNLQEVIQEAEELSPEDINQLADKAKQRVTTSFTWDYIVDRYESLLLRGQ, encoded by the coding sequence ATGGCTGCTGAACAACATGTATTTATTATCGGGTCAAAAGGAATCCCAGCCAAATATGGTGGTTTCGAGACTTTTGTGGAAAAACTGACTGAAAATAGAAAGAGTAAAGAGCTCATATACCACGTGGCCTGTATGGAAGAAAATTCTCAGAAATCAGACATTGATGCAGCAGAATTTGAACATAATGATGCCCATTGTTTTAATGTTAAAGTCCCAAATATTGGACCGGCTCGAGCTATCTATTATGATGTCAAGGCCTTGGAGATGGCTATTAAAATAGCCAAAAATAAAGGTTATGAGCGACCTGTTTTTTATGTCCTAGCTTGCAGAATCGGACCTTTTATTGGAAGACTAAAAAAGAAAATTCATGCTCTCGGTGGCTTGCTCTATGTAAATCCTGATGGCCATGAATGGCTAAGAAAGAAATGGAGCTTGCCGGTCCGCAAATATTGGAAATTTTCGGAAAAACTGATGGTTAAACATGCGGATTTATTGGTATGTGATAGTTTGAATATCCAGTCCTATATTGAGAAAGACTACCAAGCATTTCACCCAAAAACCACCTACATTGCTTATGGTACTGATCTGACGCCATCACAATTAAAGGAACACGATCAACAGGTGAGAGACTGGTACCAAGCTAAAGGAATTAAAGAAAAGAACTACTACTTAGTAGTGGGACGTTTTGTTCCAGAGAACAACTACGAAGCGATGCTACGTGGTTTTATGCAGTCAAGGTCTAAAAAAGACTTTGTGTTAATTACTAATGTTGAAACTAATAAGTTTTATGAGCAACTAAAGGCTCAAACAGGGTTTGACCGAGACCCACGCGTTAAATTTGTTGGTACGGTTTATGATCAGGAATTATTAAAGTATATTCGAGAACAAGCTTTTGCCTATTTCCACGGCCATGAAGTAGGCGGTACAAATCCATCTCTATTAGAGGCGCTCGGTTCGACCCATCTAAACTTATTGTTAGATGTTGGGTTTAACCGTGAAGTAGCTGAAGAAGGTGCTTTATACTGGCCAAAAGATAACTTACAAGAGGTCATTCAAGAAGCAGAAGAATTGTCTCCAGAAGACATTAATCAGCTAGCTGATAAGGCCAAACAACGAGTGACAACAAGTTTTACCTGGGATTATATTGTGGATCGTTATGAAAGCCTATTATTGAGAGGACAATAA
- a CDS encoding LicD family protein, translating into MSQYQFRKEDIIILDDQQLQRYQAELLKIGKDVAEAFENYGIEYSLSGGSILGAIRHQGFIPWDDDIDLNIPRASYDKLLDVFDQALGDKYYLQTPTMHPELGLLVTQIRKKHTVARRKYDWNSEDCGISIDLYIIENTFNNPVLRFIQKYMSLALSFALSSIREIQMQELPKEIFELEGRPLNYSGLKLAVGRFFKLIPNQYWIKWATKVNAWCRNDKSKYVAIPTGRKHFTGEIYLRENMCVFKDQAFEDTSFKVPIWAEAYLRLFYGENYLELPPVNQREKHLFLELKYHD; encoded by the coding sequence ATGAGTCAGTATCAGTTTCGTAAAGAGGATATTATTATTCTAGACGACCAGCAACTGCAACGGTATCAGGCAGAATTGCTTAAGATCGGTAAGGATGTGGCAGAGGCTTTTGAGAATTACGGGATTGAGTATTCCTTAAGTGGAGGGAGTATTCTAGGTGCTATCCGACATCAGGGTTTCATCCCTTGGGATGACGATATCGACCTGAACATTCCACGAGCAAGCTATGACAAGTTGCTTGACGTTTTTGATCAAGCTCTGGGAGACAAGTACTACTTACAGACTCCAACTATGCACCCTGAGTTAGGCTTGCTTGTAACGCAAATCCGGAAAAAGCATACTGTAGCGCGGCGAAAATATGATTGGAATTCAGAAGACTGTGGAATTTCGATAGATCTCTATATCATAGAAAATACCTTTAATAATCCCGTCTTACGTTTTATTCAAAAATACATGAGTTTGGCACTATCTTTTGCCTTATCATCTATCAGAGAAATTCAAATGCAGGAATTGCCTAAGGAAATTTTCGAATTAGAAGGCCGGCCACTTAATTACTCGGGACTTAAGCTAGCTGTGGGGCGTTTCTTCAAGCTCATTCCGAATCAATATTGGATAAAATGGGCTACTAAAGTTAATGCCTGGTGTCGAAATGACAAGAGTAAGTATGTAGCCATCCCAACAGGACGCAAACATTTTACTGGGGAAATTTATCTACGCGAAAACATGTGTGTGTTTAAAGATCAAGCTTTTGAAGATACGAGCTTCAAGGTGCCAATTTGGGCAGAGGCTTATCTGCGCCTTTTTTATGGCGAAAATTACTTGGAACTACCCCCGGTTAATCAGAGAGAAAAGCATTTATTCTTAGAATTAAAATATCACGATTAA
- a CDS encoding IspD/TarI family cytidylyltransferase, with protein sequence MNIALLTASGVGSRIKQDIPKQFIHVDNKPIIIHTLEKFQYHPEIDEICVVILKGWEEMLRSYARQFNITKLKYIVNGGASGQLSIYNGLNEIKKQRPNQAVTVVIHDGNRPLVSNEIISDALVTYKEYGNAVAAIPCTEVVFVLESVEGTQSTESLNRDVLRRTQTPHVYDLDAILDLHNQALEKGISEVAASCQLMQLFGNPTYFSLGSEKNLKITTLEDLEIFKALLKSKADDWLKG encoded by the coding sequence ATGAATATCGCCTTATTAACGGCCTCTGGTGTAGGGAGCCGTATCAAGCAAGATATACCTAAGCAATTTATTCATGTAGATAACAAGCCAATCATCATTCATACACTAGAGAAATTCCAATATCATCCTGAGATTGATGAGATTTGTGTGGTCATCCTTAAAGGTTGGGAGGAGATGCTACGCTCCTATGCTCGTCAGTTTAATATTACAAAGCTCAAGTACATAGTCAACGGAGGAGCTTCTGGGCAGTTATCAATCTACAATGGATTGAATGAGATTAAAAAGCAACGTCCGAATCAAGCAGTTACTGTAGTAATTCATGACGGTAACCGTCCGCTTGTAAGTAATGAGATAATAAGCGATGCGCTAGTAACCTATAAAGAATATGGTAATGCCGTTGCTGCTATTCCATGTACAGAAGTTGTTTTTGTTCTCGAATCAGTAGAGGGAACACAGTCTACTGAATCTCTTAACCGGGATGTTTTAAGACGGACACAGACACCACATGTCTATGACTTAGATGCTATTTTGGATTTACACAATCAAGCCTTAGAGAAAGGGATTTCTGAGGTGGCGGCTTCTTGTCAACTCATGCAATTGTTTGGGAATCCGACTTATTTTTCATTAGGGTCTGAGAAAAACTTAAAGATTACTACCCTGGAGGATTTAGAGATTTTCAAAGCCTTACTTAAGTCAAAAGCCGATGACTGGCTGAAAGGATAA
- a CDS encoding NAD-dependent epimerase/dehydratase family protein encodes MILLDNISYREDLALTLKGIANLELLKSKTLLITGASGLIASALVDHLLYLNEQDDFGMTLYLAGRHEATLKRRFGHYLDHSMVNFVSYDATQTLGFHEPVDYIIHAASNANPRLYVEAPVDTMLANFEGMHQLLEFAREVGTKRLLYVSSSEVYGQVKGNRAIAEDDYGFVDLLNVRSSYASSKRATETLCISYGQQYGLEINIVRPGYIYGPSARPNDARISSSFIFEALKGKDIVMKSDGSQLRSYCHALDCSAAMLTVLINGHANEAYNIAHSDANLSIREFTSLITQKTGVELVFELPNNLDCKVANPMQNSTLDGQKLMDLGWRCLLSPQVGLEHTINQLKELY; translated from the coding sequence ATGATTTTATTGGATAATATATCTTATCGCGAAGATTTAGCTCTGACATTAAAAGGAATTGCTAATCTAGAGCTACTTAAGAGCAAGACGCTATTAATTACAGGGGCAAGTGGTTTGATTGCTTCTGCCCTAGTAGATCATCTTCTCTATTTAAATGAGCAGGATGATTTTGGCATGACTCTTTATTTGGCTGGGCGACATGAAGCCACGCTTAAGCGACGATTTGGCCATTATTTAGATCATTCTATGGTTAATTTCGTCTCATATGATGCTACTCAAACACTAGGTTTTCATGAACCGGTAGATTATATTATTCACGCTGCTAGTAATGCTAATCCTAGACTCTATGTAGAAGCTCCTGTTGATACCATGTTGGCTAACTTTGAGGGCATGCACCAACTCTTAGAATTTGCGAGAGAAGTAGGAACCAAGCGTCTTCTCTATGTCTCATCGAGTGAGGTATACGGTCAAGTAAAAGGAAATCGAGCGATTGCTGAGGATGACTATGGTTTTGTGGATTTACTGAATGTGCGTTCTTCCTATGCCTCTTCTAAGCGTGCGACAGAAACTTTGTGTATTTCTTACGGACAGCAATATGGGTTAGAAATAAACATTGTTCGCCCTGGCTATATATACGGTCCGAGTGCGCGACCTAATGATGCTCGTATCTCGTCATCTTTCATCTTTGAAGCTTTGAAAGGAAAGGATATTGTGATGAAGAGCGATGGAAGTCAACTACGGTCTTATTGCCATGCCTTGGATTGTTCCGCTGCTATGTTGACAGTGCTTATAAATGGTCACGCCAATGAAGCTTATAATATTGCGCATAGTGATGCTAATTTGTCTATTAGGGAATTTACAAGCTTAATTACTCAAAAGACGGGTGTTGAGTTAGTATTTGAGTTACCTAATAACCTTGATTGTAAAGTAGCTAACCCTATGCAGAATTCGACTTTAGACGGTCAGAAACTAATGGATTTAGGTTGGAGATGTCTTTTAAGTCCGCAAGTTGGCCTAGAACATACCATTAACCAATTGAAGGAGCTATATTGA
- a CDS encoding glycosyltransferase family 2 protein: MAIANPTILIMMTTYNGEEFLIQQIESICQQSYSNWQLVVRDDGSSDQTLAILNAYAEKDARIQVVQNQTDYHGAYPNFWGLVAYCKQLKAYDYYMFADQDDVWDKDKLEVYMDFCSDKGLNEPLLVYGDMRIIDGDGQVTSNSLEANLGIAYTNAISTFFAHKVHGCNSFFNRCLFELALPLSPEEPEAKYVSHDNYYTKFAALLGQVYYLPRPMMSYRRYGTNVTSQHAYDFKLKRILKRLTALEELAKDHALTYRQTRATLERMKLLPLADGQMKLLKTVETILDRGGIYAIKQISKHHIDWGKRVKNVSRSLVLCLGMYKKYMT, from the coding sequence ATGGCAATCGCTAATCCGACTATTCTTATCATGATGACAACTTATAACGGGGAAGAATTTTTGATTCAGCAGATAGAGAGTATTTGCCAACAAAGTTATAGTAATTGGCAATTAGTGGTAAGAGATGATGGTTCAAGTGATCAAACTTTAGCTATTCTTAATGCCTATGCAGAAAAAGATGCTCGTATTCAAGTTGTTCAGAACCAGACCGACTATCATGGCGCGTATCCTAATTTTTGGGGGCTAGTAGCTTATTGCAAGCAACTCAAGGCTTATGATTATTATATGTTTGCTGACCAAGACGATGTGTGGGATAAAGATAAGTTAGAAGTTTATATGGACTTTTGTTCAGACAAGGGATTAAACGAACCGCTGCTTGTTTATGGGGATATGAGAATTATTGATGGTGATGGACAGGTAACATCTAACAGTCTTGAGGCTAATTTAGGCATTGCCTATACTAATGCTATCTCAACCTTCTTCGCTCATAAGGTACATGGATGCAATAGCTTCTTCAATCGTTGCTTATTTGAATTGGCTCTGCCCTTGTCACCGGAAGAGCCAGAAGCTAAATATGTATCACACGATAATTACTATACGAAGTTTGCTGCTCTATTAGGTCAAGTTTACTACCTACCGAGACCAATGATGAGTTATCGACGTTATGGAACAAATGTAACGAGCCAACATGCTTATGATTTTAAGCTTAAGAGAATTTTAAAGCGATTGACTGCCTTAGAAGAGTTGGCGAAAGATCATGCTTTAACCTATCGTCAAACGAGAGCAACATTAGAACGCATGAAACTTCTGCCTTTAGCTGATGGACAAATGAAATTACTAAAGACTGTAGAGACTATCCTTGATAGGGGAGGTATCTATGCAATCAAGCAGATTAGCAAGCACCATATCGATTGGGGCAAGAGAGTGAAAAACGTAAGTAGAAGTCTAGTCTTGTGTTTGGGAATGTACAAAAAGTACATGACTTAA
- a CDS encoding glycosyltransferase family 2 protein codes for MISVAMTTYNGARYIKEQLDSILNQSVPVDEIVIMDDCSTDETVEIIKSYQDRRINLTVNSTNQGYIRNFYQAIMACKGDYIFLADQDDRWHFNKVEKMLGYMQENRALALCSDFKLIDADGMPLSEEGNYVRNRFFTKIKGNKDVLIPVDFDYLVLGNILQGATYCITKEVQQIYGQIKDFGVYHDHQLLLIAAKLGRLFFVNIPLIEYRIHGENTIGFAKKGDWRVLRKLKFPQLKPAMVQFLDKLHKISPLSHYLWIKVLMYLRVPSFMNIIRTIKPW; via the coding sequence ATGATATCAGTTGCGATGACAACCTATAACGGTGCACGTTATATTAAGGAACAACTTGATTCCATATTGAACCAGAGTGTACCTGTGGATGAGATTGTGATTATGGATGATTGCTCTACTGACGAGACGGTTGAAATTATTAAGTCTTATCAAGATAGACGTATTAACTTAACAGTAAATTCTACTAATCAAGGTTATATTCGGAATTTTTATCAAGCAATAATGGCTTGCAAGGGAGATTATATTTTCCTTGCCGATCAAGATGACCGTTGGCACTTCAACAAAGTAGAAAAAATGCTTGGGTATATGCAAGAAAACCGGGCATTGGCTCTCTGTTCAGATTTCAAGCTCATAGATGCCGATGGAATGCCTTTATCCGAAGAAGGGAACTATGTTAGAAATCGATTTTTCACTAAAATTAAAGGGAATAAGGATGTACTAATACCCGTAGATTTTGATTACTTAGTGTTAGGTAATATTCTTCAGGGGGCAACTTATTGCATCACCAAAGAAGTGCAACAAATATATGGCCAAATTAAAGATTTTGGTGTCTATCATGATCATCAGCTTCTTCTAATTGCTGCTAAGTTAGGACGCTTATTTTTTGTTAATATCCCACTGATTGAATATCGTATCCATGGAGAGAACACTATTGGATTTGCCAAAAAAGGGGACTGGAGAGTACTGCGTAAATTGAAGTTTCCTCAGTTGAAACCAGCGATGGTGCAATTTTTAGATAAATTGCATAAGATTTCCCCCCTGAGTCACTATCTGTGGATTAAAGTGTTGATGTATCTTAGAGTACCTTCATTTATGAACATAATTAGAACAATAAAACCATGGTAA
- a CDS encoding capsular polysaccharide synthesis protein, with translation MKLVSIIVPVYNQEHYLHRSLSSILAQTYQEIEVVVVNDGSTDTSLAIIEQYSAKDSRLKVVSQENRGLAGAIITGIRHASGDFIAFVDPDDFIGRHYIENFLHIMSDEDDMVAMGFYFDQSGKHSPYYLEKTFTWKASDLREFVMDVEKTKISNRIFVSRWNKLYKASLVKKILGRLESCQDVSLGEDTLFNTLVLSELKQCRTEATPNAYYYNISNSNSMMKIDVADKVGRIELAQMHLSRLNDELNVLEKNQITGLSFLLIEGVMQSLYGGKMSIMKSAHKKLVHQLNYRSVLKEVSQQARSFKTKARLAVRSYLPGIDWSLRRVYQVAKKVAKVLLLYGVKEPLVFFKDGRTKGFAKSWELLKHRQKRHSAYRDLKRLTPIIEKRLDQIMSEYDEAGTTYHQLGLIQEDERNVFVLWWDGFDKAPPVVKQCMASIEKHYQGYNVIKIDHSNFMVYTQLDQEILEGFETGKISIQTFSDVLRFNLLKLHGGIWMDATLFFAKPLDMMSYLEQQSFVSVEFSSSRSFYEYKGQQCTWSGFLVASRRHGKLVTVMDYIFESYYKKYHTYDLYFFIDLAYMYCKLNHVDDDVLNQSIRSPHSMFLLMTMANRINHKMIIDELSEIPQKLAWFYRAKEQKEKTVMQDLLDGKLLEMGECNDW, from the coding sequence ATGAAGCTAGTGTCGATTATCGTACCTGTTTATAATCAGGAACACTATTTACATAGGTCGTTGTCTAGCATCTTAGCACAAACCTACCAAGAGATTGAAGTGGTTGTCGTCAACGATGGCTCGACAGATACTAGTTTAGCAATTATTGAGCAATACAGTGCTAAAGATTCCCGCCTTAAAGTCGTTAGCCAAGAAAACAGAGGGTTGGCAGGTGCAATTATAACAGGGATTCGTCATGCTAGTGGAGATTTCATTGCTTTTGTAGATCCAGATGATTTTATTGGTAGACACTACATTGAGAATTTTTTACATATCATGTCAGATGAAGATGATATGGTAGCGATGGGTTTTTATTTTGACCAATCAGGCAAGCATAGTCCTTATTACTTAGAAAAAACTTTTACTTGGAAAGCAAGCGATCTACGGGAATTCGTAATGGATGTCGAGAAAACTAAAATCTCAAATCGAATTTTCGTTTCTCGCTGGAATAAACTTTATAAGGCTAGCTTAGTCAAGAAAATTCTTGGGAGATTAGAATCTTGTCAAGATGTCTCTCTAGGTGAAGATACTTTATTTAATACCTTAGTACTTAGCGAATTAAAACAATGTCGTACCGAAGCAACTCCAAATGCTTATTACTATAACATTAGCAATAGTAATTCAATGATGAAAATTGATGTTGCGGATAAAGTTGGACGTATTGAGTTAGCACAAATGCACTTGTCACGATTGAATGATGAGTTAAATGTGTTAGAAAAAAATCAAATAACAGGACTGTCCTTCTTGTTGATAGAGGGTGTGATGCAGTCGCTTTATGGTGGGAAAATGAGCATTATGAAATCTGCTCATAAGAAATTAGTCCATCAACTGAACTATCGCTCAGTTCTTAAAGAAGTGAGCCAACAGGCGCGTTCATTTAAGACTAAGGCAAGATTAGCAGTTAGAAGCTATTTGCCAGGAATAGACTGGAGTCTGCGTAGAGTATATCAAGTTGCTAAGAAAGTGGCAAAAGTGTTATTGCTCTATGGAGTTAAAGAGCCGTTGGTTTTCTTTAAGGATGGGCGCACTAAGGGCTTTGCCAAAAGTTGGGAATTGCTTAAACACCGTCAAAAAAGACACAGTGCTTATCGAGATTTAAAACGCCTAACACCTATTATTGAGAAACGACTAGATCAAATCATGTCAGAGTATGATGAAGCTGGGACTACCTATCATCAACTAGGGCTAATACAAGAGGATGAACGTAATGTTTTTGTTTTGTGGTGGGATGGCTTTGATAAAGCGCCGCCTGTAGTTAAGCAGTGCATGGCTTCCATTGAGAAACACTATCAAGGCTATAATGTCATCAAGATTGACCACTCCAACTTCATGGTTTATACCCAACTAGATCAAGAAATATTAGAGGGTTTTGAAACAGGTAAAATATCTATTCAGACTTTTTCAGACGTTTTACGCTTTAATCTACTGAAGCTCCATGGAGGAATTTGGATGGATGCTACGCTATTTTTTGCTAAACCATTAGATATGATGAGTTACTTAGAACAACAATCATTTGTGAGTGTTGAATTTTCTTCAAGCCGATCATTCTATGAGTATAAAGGGCAACAGTGCACGTGGTCGGGTTTCCTGGTTGCATCACGTCGGCATGGTAAACTTGTTACGGTAATGGATTATATATTCGAGTCATACTACAAGAAATATCATACTTACGACTTATATTTCTTCATCGATTTAGCCTACATGTATTGTAAGTTAAACCATGTGGACGATGATGTCTTAAATCAATCTATCCGTAGCCCACATAGCATGTTTCTACTCATGACAATGGCTAACCGCATAAACCACAAGATGATTATTGATGAGTTATCGGAGATACCACAGAAGCTTGCATGGTTCTATAGGGCAAAGGAGCAGAAAGAAAAAACGGTTATGCAGGACTTGTTAGATGGAAAACTATTAGAAATGGGGGAGTGTAATGACTGGTAA
- a CDS encoding O-antigen ligase family protein, with amino-acid sequence MTGKLRIRYSSIYCFILLTPLVRPAFFGIVPWLNRFYNFALWGVGLFCIGTLFFNRRLPKASYLLGMSLWTVAVTIVRNGQVGLAFRDSLPLISLIAIFELFKEDIWGLIKSAYYYLEFYLYLNLVSVILRPDGLFSRYNEAYGYTQEYLLSSKNFFVFWMVPALLLGLLLKNHGYFKWRYVFFSTAMLMNQVFWGSSTGLVAVVIFLVMANFPFKQVFFNPIYLMLTNIGLSLAAFFGARIAPLAFVVENVLGKNLTFTNRNRIWENAFLAINRHKFLGHGFMPAERIAYILGDFGGGFTWLGATHAHNHFLQVAFQSGLIGLGCFMIHIMQIIKTIYKNIGKKAFQICSIGLFVYTLVGLTEYFSFVMIHLCILVPLYLDTNRLEGDANE; translated from the coding sequence ATGACTGGTAAATTAAGAATTCGCTATAGTAGCATCTATTGTTTTATACTCCTAACGCCATTAGTTCGACCAGCTTTCTTTGGTATTGTTCCTTGGCTCAACAGATTTTATAATTTCGCCCTTTGGGGTGTCGGACTATTTTGTATAGGAACCTTATTCTTTAATCGTCGACTACCAAAAGCCAGTTATTTGCTAGGGATGTCCTTGTGGACAGTGGCAGTAACTATAGTGAGGAATGGGCAGGTAGGATTGGCCTTTCGGGATAGTTTGCCTCTTATTTCTTTAATCGCAATTTTCGAACTATTTAAGGAAGACATATGGGGGCTTATAAAGAGCGCATATTACTACCTTGAATTTTACCTCTATCTTAACTTAGTTAGTGTTATTTTACGTCCAGATGGGTTGTTCAGTCGATACAATGAAGCCTACGGCTATACTCAAGAATATTTATTGAGTTCCAAAAACTTCTTTGTTTTCTGGATGGTGCCTGCTTTGTTGTTAGGTCTTTTGCTCAAAAATCATGGGTATTTCAAGTGGCGTTATGTATTCTTTTCTACAGCTATGCTGATGAATCAAGTTTTCTGGGGATCATCAACCGGATTGGTAGCTGTCGTTATTTTCTTAGTGATGGCTAATTTCCCATTCAAACAAGTTTTTTTCAACCCCATCTATCTCATGCTAACTAATATTGGGCTTTCTTTAGCTGCCTTTTTTGGGGCGCGTATTGCTCCTTTAGCATTTGTTGTTGAGAATGTGCTAGGAAAGAACCTGACTTTCACTAACCGTAATCGAATATGGGAGAATGCGTTCTTAGCTATCAACCGGCATAAATTTTTGGGGCATGGCTTCATGCCTGCAGAACGTATCGCCTATATTTTAGGTGATTTTGGTGGTGGGTTTACCTGGCTAGGAGCAACTCATGCTCACAACCATTTCTTGCAAGTCGCTTTCCAATCAGGGCTAATTGGTTTAGGTTGTTTTATGATTCATATCATGCAAATTATAAAAACCATTTACAAAAATATCGGTAAAAAGGCCTTCCAAATCTGTAGTATTGGCCTCTTTGTCTATACCTTGGTGGGGTTAACGGAATACTTCTCATTTGTAATGATACATCTGTGCATATTGGTTCCCCTATATCTCGATACAAACCGGTTAGAAGGGGATGCCAATGAGTAA